Proteins encoded within one genomic window of Amorphoplanes friuliensis DSM 7358:
- a CDS encoding ThuA domain-containing protein — protein sequence MIRRILLTVALVLAGIGVNVAPAFAADFSVLIFSKTAGFRHDAIPAGITAIQQLGAQNNFTVEATEDAAQFTDANLARFKAVIWLSTTADVLDAGQQAAFERYIRAGGGYVGVHAASDTEYDWPWYGNLVGAYFSGHPAIQPVTVRIEDTAHPSNAGIPANWNRTDELYNYRTNPRSQVHVLANLNEATYTGGTMNGDHPISWCRPYDGGRSWYTGLGHTQDSYTETHFRTHLLGGIKYAAQNVGNCSVQAPGGTFSQVNLAKGVAETGEPMGLTVLPNRGVLHTSRNGVIRYTDVNGNTKVALTLPVYSHDEEGLQSIKADPNFATNRWVYVYYAPPLSTPGGDAPSTGTAADFAPFNGSNKLARLTVRDDNTIDPASLVTILDVPTSRGLCCHVGGDIDFDAAGNLYLSTGDDSNPFDSAGMAPLDERADRNPAYDAQRTSGNSNDLRGKVLRIKPGATGGYTVPAGNMFAPGTANTKPEVYAMGFRNPFRMSVDKATGVVYLGDYGPDAGSADPQRGPAGTVSFERITQPGFYGWPYCSNYNTPYQEFTFPSGPSSGPYNCAGGPTNNSRNNIGITALPASRAAWLPYGGQGPWRPELGGGGPMGGPVYNFNAGLNSDVKFPASYNGKAFLGEFTSRWIKAVTLNADGTAGAIEPIPWSGTAIMDMEFGPDGALYVLDYGTTWFGGDDNSALYRIEYNSGGNRAPIAQISATPSSGAAPLAVQFSSAGSNDPDGDPITYAWDFTSNGSTDSTAANPTFTYPANGEYTATLTVRDSGGRTSTASTVVGVGRPSIQLVAPPDGSVFQFGDLVPYEVRVTDPNAGTIDCSRVVVNYILGHDSHGHPITSKTGCTGSIQTTVDGEHDASANVFGVLAAVYTPVAGVAVQDQHVLQPRTRQAEHFATMNGVQVAAKANAHGGNAVGYIENGDWISFTPYNLAGVTGIKARVASAGAGGTLTVRADSPTGPVAGTVQVAPTGGWETWADVTGTISPPSGTKQLYLVFTGGAGSLFDIDDFTFTSGGTSQPPTGNLALNKPVTASSAESGTYPASAAVDGSLTTRWASTFSDPQWIQVDLGQSTSIDRVKLTWEAAYGSGYQIQTSPDGTTWTTVRTVTGGDGGVDDNTALGATGRFVRINGTARATAWGYSLFEFEVYGGSVVPPPPGNLALNKPATASSTEAVAYPASAAVDGSLTSRWASAFADPQWIQVDLGQSYPVNRVKLTWEGAYGSAYQIQTSANGTTWTTVRTITGGNGAVDDNTALAATGRYVRINGTTRATAWGYSLFEFEVYS from the coding sequence ATGATTCGAAGAATTCTGCTGACCGTCGCTCTTGTACTGGCCGGGATAGGTGTCAACGTCGCCCCCGCGTTCGCGGCCGATTTCTCGGTGCTGATCTTCAGCAAGACGGCGGGGTTCCGGCACGACGCGATCCCCGCGGGGATCACCGCGATCCAGCAACTGGGCGCGCAGAACAACTTCACGGTCGAGGCCACCGAGGACGCCGCCCAGTTCACCGACGCGAACCTGGCCCGCTTCAAGGCGGTCATCTGGCTGTCCACCACCGCTGACGTGCTCGACGCCGGCCAGCAGGCCGCGTTCGAGCGTTACATCCGGGCCGGCGGCGGTTATGTCGGCGTGCACGCCGCTTCCGACACCGAGTACGACTGGCCCTGGTACGGCAACCTCGTCGGCGCCTACTTCTCCGGCCACCCCGCGATCCAGCCGGTCACCGTCCGCATCGAGGACACCGCGCACCCGTCCAATGCGGGCATCCCGGCGAACTGGAACCGCACCGACGAGCTGTACAACTACCGCACCAACCCGCGCTCGCAGGTGCACGTCCTCGCGAACCTCAACGAGGCCACGTACACGGGCGGCACCATGAACGGCGACCACCCGATCTCGTGGTGCCGGCCCTACGACGGCGGTCGTTCCTGGTACACCGGCCTCGGCCACACCCAGGATAGCTACACCGAGACGCACTTCCGCACCCATCTGCTCGGCGGGATCAAGTACGCCGCGCAGAACGTCGGCAACTGCTCGGTGCAGGCGCCCGGTGGCACATTCAGCCAGGTGAACCTGGCCAAGGGTGTGGCCGAGACCGGTGAGCCGATGGGTCTCACCGTGCTGCCGAACCGGGGTGTGCTGCACACCTCGCGGAACGGCGTCATCCGGTACACCGACGTCAACGGCAACACCAAGGTCGCCCTGACGCTGCCGGTCTACAGCCACGACGAGGAGGGTCTGCAGAGCATCAAGGCCGACCCGAACTTCGCCACCAACCGCTGGGTGTACGTCTACTACGCGCCACCGCTCAGCACGCCGGGCGGCGACGCCCCGTCCACTGGCACGGCGGCGGACTTCGCCCCGTTCAACGGCTCCAACAAGCTGGCCCGGCTCACCGTGCGGGACGACAACACGATCGACCCGGCCTCGCTGGTGACGATCCTCGACGTGCCGACCAGCCGTGGGCTGTGCTGCCACGTCGGTGGTGACATCGACTTCGACGCCGCCGGCAACCTGTACCTGTCCACGGGTGACGACTCCAACCCGTTCGACTCGGCCGGCATGGCGCCGCTGGACGAGCGGGCCGACCGCAACCCGGCCTACGACGCGCAGCGCACCTCGGGCAACAGCAACGACCTGCGCGGCAAGGTGCTGCGGATCAAGCCGGGTGCAACGGGCGGCTACACCGTCCCGGCCGGCAACATGTTCGCCCCGGGCACGGCGAACACCAAACCCGAGGTGTACGCCATGGGTTTCCGCAACCCGTTCCGGATGAGCGTGGACAAGGCCACCGGGGTCGTCTACCTCGGTGACTACGGCCCCGACGCCGGCTCGGCCGACCCGCAGCGCGGGCCCGCGGGCACCGTCTCGTTCGAGCGGATCACCCAGCCGGGCTTCTACGGCTGGCCGTACTGCTCCAACTACAACACTCCCTACCAGGAGTTCACGTTCCCGAGCGGGCCGTCGTCCGGTCCGTACAACTGTGCCGGCGGGCCGACGAACAACTCGCGGAACAACATCGGCATCACCGCCCTGCCGGCGTCGCGGGCGGCCTGGCTGCCCTACGGCGGTCAGGGGCCCTGGCGGCCGGAGCTGGGCGGGGGCGGGCCCATGGGCGGCCCGGTCTACAACTTCAACGCGGGGCTGAACTCCGACGTGAAGTTCCCGGCGTCCTACAACGGAAAGGCCTTCCTCGGCGAGTTCACCAGCCGCTGGATCAAGGCGGTCACCCTGAACGCCGACGGTACGGCCGGCGCGATCGAGCCGATCCCGTGGTCCGGAACCGCGATCATGGACATGGAGTTCGGGCCCGACGGCGCCCTGTACGTGCTCGACTACGGCACCACCTGGTTCGGCGGCGACGACAACTCGGCGCTCTACCGGATCGAGTACAACAGCGGCGGCAACCGCGCACCGATCGCTCAGATCAGCGCCACCCCGTCGTCCGGCGCGGCTCCGCTGGCCGTGCAGTTCAGCTCGGCGGGCAGCAACGACCCGGACGGCGACCCGATCACGTACGCCTGGGACTTCACCAGCAACGGCAGCACCGACTCCACGGCGGCCAACCCGACGTTCACCTACCCGGCGAACGGCGAGTACACCGCGACACTGACGGTACGGGACAGCGGCGGCAGAACCTCGACGGCCAGTACGGTCGTGGGAGTCGGCCGGCCCTCCATCCAGTTGGTCGCACCGCCCGACGGATCGGTGTTCCAGTTCGGTGACCTGGTGCCGTACGAGGTGCGGGTCACCGATCCGAACGCCGGCACCATCGACTGCAGCCGGGTCGTGGTCAACTACATCCTGGGCCACGACAGTCACGGCCATCCGATCACCAGCAAGACCGGCTGCACCGGGTCGATCCAGACCACGGTGGACGGTGAGCACGACGCGAGCGCAAACGTCTTCGGGGTGCTCGCCGCCGTGTACACCCCGGTCGCCGGGGTCGCGGTCCAGGACCAGCACGTGCTGCAGCCGCGGACCCGGCAGGCCGAGCACTTCGCCACCATGAACGGTGTCCAGGTCGCCGCCAAGGCCAACGCACACGGCGGCAACGCCGTCGGCTACATCGAGAACGGCGACTGGATCTCGTTCACGCCGTACAACCTGGCCGGCGTCACCGGGATCAAGGCGCGGGTCGCCTCGGCCGGCGCCGGTGGCACGCTGACCGTACGGGCCGACTCGCCGACCGGCCCGGTGGCCGGCACGGTGCAGGTCGCCCCGACCGGTGGCTGGGAGACCTGGGCCGACGTCACCGGGACGATCAGCCCACCGAGCGGGACGAAACAGCTGTACCTGGTGTTCACCGGCGGCGCGGGATCGCTGTTCGACATCGACGACTTCACGTTCACCTCCGGCGGCACCTCTCAACCGCCCACGGGGAACCTGGCGTTGAACAAGCCGGTGACGGCGTCGAGCGCGGAGTCCGGCACGTACCCGGCCTCGGCCGCGGTGGACGGTTCGCTGACCACCCGGTGGGCGAGCACCTTCAGTGATCCGCAGTGGATCCAGGTCGACCTCGGCCAGTCGACGTCCATCGACCGGGTCAAGCTGACCTGGGAGGCGGCCTACGGTTCGGGGTACCAGATCCAGACGTCACCCGACGGGACCACCTGGACCACGGTCCGGACGGTCACCGGGGGAGACGGCGGGGTCGACGACAACACCGCACTGGGCGCCACAGGTCGTTTCGTGCGGATCAACGGTACGGCCCGAGCCACCGCCTGGGGGTACTCGCTGTTCGAGTTCGAGGTCTACGGCGGCAGCGTCGTCCCGCCGCCCCCGGGCAACCTGGCGCTGAACAAGCCGGCAACGGCGTCGAGCACCGAGGCGGTCGCGTACCCGGCCTCCGCCGCGGTGGACGGTTCGCTGACCAGCCGGTGGGCCAGTGCCTTCGCCGACCCGCAGTGGATCCAGGTCGACCTCGGCCAGTCGTACCCCGTCAACCGGGTCAAGCTGACCTGGGAGGGGGCGTACGGCTCCGCGTACCAGATCCAGACGTCGGCCAACGGGACGACCTGGACCACGGTCCGGACGATCACCGGCGGCAACGGCGCCGTGGACGACAACACCGCACTGGCCGCCACCGGCCGGTACGTGCGGATCAACGGCACGACCCGCGCCACGGCCTGGGGCTACTCGCTGTTCGAGTTCGAGGTCTACAGCTGA
- a CDS encoding caspase family protein, giving the protein MAGRYALLVAAGDYDDEYFAQLRSPAQDVQSLAQVLEDPGLGGFEVQVLQNATESEIRVALDLLTAERDPDDFVLVYFSCHGLRDQSGDLFFATTPTRRALPSSTAVAASYVAGRLEQTLAGSRLLLLDCCYSGAFATGFAKGGDEPLGGEIRASRGYVCITACNEYELAYEGSELVLDEPVESAFTEKLIEGLRTGAADLDRDGWVETAELHGYVYQALGPERRQTPSYFAAGVQQKLLVARTPENPVPVVVTREVRRVRTPRFHAARFPPFRFAREDRATPTVLAEAMVQHPAEAAELFRSDDDRRALYDWIHVDVRDRTLERSIFRKASPDAAAAEAATAVFVATFAPHLPAMFRGRPVSENDLLRTAEAAIGGNDESARWIEDLQAHNVLRTLARHDCTDETHPCGLGAPCGILLELATRWDEALPKAQAASLNVACDKRLLVGQVLLVVADPKTWAATLAPTDDMPAWWVGLAARPSVGSLAVALLTQPAAHAERNQERVVEAARRRAKELSAAEEEQKRQRQEAHAAKWEKAWKADARRAGVRRKLRARRNRVLRRAVLVSFVPLIAALVGVAVSVRLWRGETAPPEIYHLDLVFVLIDLLLGLTLLAPVGGLFLIARRRRALGTVIAVVTAAAAVAAVPLVGQLWVVHAHGQYTDHAWESGLPVDDNYEPIPSDCGYTWDASLIVAMRDGAGDSCRRAEIYVNGRHTGTYDLPAGTTKMVGTPWWRLGFDNDEVAATVLMGPKNTWRLVGLRAAAPHRPLWQSRKALDSLDPELLHFARSGDTIVIEGRTKLYSIDLRTGEAVGDQRCPAGQKYAGMGIWTRDPISMICNGEHVRVSL; this is encoded by the coding sequence GTGGCCGGCCGGTACGCACTGCTCGTCGCCGCCGGTGACTACGACGACGAATACTTCGCGCAACTGCGATCACCCGCGCAGGACGTGCAGAGCCTGGCGCAGGTGCTGGAGGACCCGGGCCTCGGCGGCTTCGAGGTCCAGGTTCTGCAGAACGCCACCGAGAGCGAGATCCGCGTCGCGCTCGACCTGCTGACGGCGGAACGGGACCCGGACGACTTCGTCCTCGTCTACTTCTCCTGCCACGGTCTCCGCGACCAGTCCGGCGACCTGTTCTTCGCCACGACACCTACGAGGCGGGCGCTGCCGTCGAGCACGGCGGTGGCCGCCTCGTACGTCGCCGGGCGGCTCGAACAGACCCTGGCCGGCAGCCGGTTACTGCTCCTGGACTGCTGCTACAGCGGTGCCTTCGCCACCGGTTTTGCCAAAGGCGGCGACGAACCCCTCGGCGGCGAGATCCGCGCCTCCCGCGGCTACGTCTGCATCACGGCCTGCAACGAGTACGAGCTCGCCTACGAGGGTTCCGAGCTGGTCCTCGACGAGCCGGTCGAATCCGCCTTCACCGAGAAGCTCATCGAAGGCCTGCGGACGGGCGCCGCGGACCTCGACCGGGACGGCTGGGTCGAAACGGCTGAGCTGCACGGATATGTGTACCAGGCGCTCGGCCCGGAGCGCCGGCAGACACCGTCCTACTTCGCGGCCGGAGTGCAGCAGAAGCTGTTGGTGGCGCGCACGCCGGAGAACCCGGTGCCCGTGGTGGTCACCCGCGAGGTCCGGCGGGTGCGGACGCCGCGTTTCCACGCCGCGCGGTTTCCGCCGTTCCGTTTCGCCCGGGAGGACCGCGCAACACCGACGGTGCTGGCCGAGGCGATGGTCCAGCACCCCGCCGAGGCTGCGGAGTTGTTCCGCTCCGACGACGACCGCCGCGCCCTCTACGACTGGATCCACGTCGACGTCCGAGACCGCACCCTCGAACGCAGCATCTTCCGCAAAGCCTCACCCGACGCGGCGGCTGCCGAAGCCGCGACGGCAGTGTTCGTCGCCACCTTCGCGCCGCACCTACCGGCGATGTTCCGAGGCCGGCCGGTCAGTGAGAATGATCTGCTCCGGACGGCCGAGGCGGCGATCGGGGGCAATGACGAATCCGCCCGGTGGATCGAGGATCTGCAGGCCCACAACGTGCTGCGCACGCTCGCCCGGCACGACTGCACGGACGAGACGCACCCGTGCGGCCTGGGCGCGCCGTGCGGGATTCTGCTCGAGCTCGCCACGCGCTGGGATGAGGCGCTGCCGAAGGCGCAGGCCGCAAGCCTGAATGTCGCCTGCGACAAACGGCTCCTGGTTGGCCAGGTCCTCCTGGTGGTCGCTGACCCGAAGACCTGGGCGGCAACGCTCGCTCCCACTGACGACATGCCCGCCTGGTGGGTGGGCCTGGCGGCAAGGCCGAGTGTCGGCAGTCTGGCTGTCGCCCTCCTCACGCAACCCGCCGCCCACGCCGAACGGAACCAAGAGCGTGTCGTGGAGGCTGCTCGAAGGCGTGCGAAGGAGCTTTCGGCCGCCGAGGAAGAGCAGAAGCGCCAGCGGCAGGAGGCACACGCTGCAAAGTGGGAGAAGGCCTGGAAGGCGGATGCCCGCAGGGCCGGAGTTCGCCGTAAGTTGCGGGCCCGCCGGAACCGCGTGCTCCGCCGGGCCGTGCTGGTGTCGTTTGTTCCGCTGATCGCCGCGCTGGTCGGTGTCGCTGTCAGCGTCCGGCTGTGGCGGGGAGAAACAGCCCCACCGGAGATCTACCATCTCGACCTCGTGTTTGTGCTGATCGATCTATTGCTGGGCCTGACTCTTCTTGCTCCGGTCGGCGGTCTTTTCCTGATCGCACGGAGGCGCAGGGCTCTCGGCACAGTGATCGCCGTCGTGACTGCTGCCGCGGCTGTCGCTGCGGTGCCGCTCGTCGGGCAACTCTGGGTTGTGCACGCTCACGGCCAATACACCGATCACGCCTGGGAATCAGGGCTTCCGGTGGACGACAACTACGAGCCCATCCCGAGCGACTGCGGCTACACCTGGGATGCGTCTTTGATCGTGGCCATGAGGGACGGTGCCGGCGACTCCTGCCGTCGTGCGGAGATCTACGTGAACGGGCGTCACACAGGCACCTACGACCTGCCCGCCGGCACGACGAAGATGGTCGGCACTCCGTGGTGGCGGCTGGGCTTCGACAACGATGAGGTCGCCGCCACGGTGCTGATGGGTCCGAAGAACACCTGGCGGCTCGTCGGGCTGCGGGCCGCAGCCCCGCACCGGCCGCTGTGGCAGAGCCGAAAAGCCCTCGACAGCCTCGATCCCGAGCTGCTCCACTTCGCACGCTCCGGAGACACGATCGTCATCGAGGGACGCACCAAGCTGTATTCCATTGATCTCCGCACCGGGGAGGCGGTGGGTGACCAGCGCTGCCCTGCCGGTCAGAAATATGCCGGAATGGGCATCTGGACCCGCGATCCGATTTCCATGATCTGCAACGGCGAGCATGTCCGGGTGAGTCTCTGA
- a CDS encoding DUF1028 domain-containing protein has translation MTFSIVARSADGCALGVAVASKFLGVGAAVPAALAEVGAVATQSYANLAYRPQALALLGTGVPATETVAGLIAADDGPVDHRQVGVVGTSGPGATFTGPACHPWAGGAAGDGFAIQGNMLAGPQVVDRMRDEWLAGAEITRLAYRLLAALRAGDEAGGDRRGRQSAALLVVAKGQGYGGTSDVLVDLRVDDHTAPVTELGRLLEMHSLYFERPDPATLLELSGPVGDEVRALLAAAGHQAGPDLADLDEALASWAGIANLEERIVAGHIDPLVLDQLRGA, from the coding sequence ATGACCTTCTCGATCGTGGCGCGCTCGGCCGACGGCTGCGCGCTGGGTGTGGCCGTGGCCAGCAAGTTTCTCGGTGTCGGGGCCGCGGTGCCGGCCGCTCTCGCGGAGGTGGGCGCGGTGGCGACCCAGTCCTACGCGAACCTCGCGTACCGGCCGCAGGCCCTGGCGCTGCTCGGCACCGGGGTGCCGGCCACCGAGACCGTCGCGGGTCTGATCGCCGCCGACGACGGCCCGGTCGACCACCGGCAGGTCGGCGTGGTCGGGACGAGCGGTCCGGGGGCCACGTTCACCGGCCCGGCCTGTCACCCGTGGGCGGGCGGCGCGGCCGGTGACGGCTTCGCGATCCAGGGCAACATGCTGGCCGGGCCGCAGGTCGTGGACCGGATGCGGGACGAATGGCTGGCCGGGGCGGAGATCACGCGGCTCGCGTACCGGTTGCTGGCCGCGTTGCGCGCCGGTGACGAGGCCGGCGGTGACCGGCGCGGTCGGCAGAGTGCCGCCCTGCTGGTGGTGGCCAAGGGCCAGGGGTACGGCGGCACGAGCGACGTCCTGGTGGACCTCCGCGTCGACGACCACACCGCACCGGTGACCGAGCTGGGCCGCCTGCTCGAGATGCACTCGCTCTACTTCGAGCGTCCGGACCCGGCCACGCTGCTGGAGCTGAGCGGACCGGTCGGCGACGAGGTCCGCGCATTGCTCGCCGCGGCGGGGCATCAGGCCGGTCCCGACCTCGCCGACCTCGACGAGGCGCTGGCCTCCTGGGCCGGCATCGCGAACCTGGAGGAGCGCATCGTCGCCGGGCACATCGATCCGCTGGTGCTGGACCAGCTGCGCGGCGCCTGA
- a CDS encoding MarR family winged helix-turn-helix transcriptional regulator, with protein MNLGLLCFVAYRAMESGVLEALAAAGHGDLTAAQGRVFARIGENGTRVTELAEQAQITKQTAGFLVDQLERAGYVERVPDPSDARARLVRIAPRGSEAVKVARAAEAEIEATWTRHLGKQSAAQLRRSLTKLREITDPYA; from the coding sequence GTGAATCTCGGCCTGCTGTGTTTTGTCGCCTACCGCGCGATGGAGTCCGGCGTCCTCGAGGCGCTGGCCGCCGCCGGCCACGGCGACCTCACCGCCGCGCAGGGCCGGGTCTTCGCCCGCATCGGCGAGAACGGCACGCGCGTGACCGAGCTGGCCGAGCAGGCGCAGATCACCAAGCAGACCGCCGGTTTCCTGGTCGACCAGCTCGAACGGGCCGGCTACGTCGAGCGGGTGCCCGACCCCTCTGACGCCCGCGCCCGCCTCGTCCGGATCGCGCCCCGCGGCTCGGAGGCGGTGAAGGTGGCCCGTGCGGCCGAGGCGGAGATCGAGGCAACGTGGACTCGGCACCTCGGCAAGCAGAGCGCCGCCCAGCTGCGCCGCTCACTGACCAAGCTCCGCGAGATCACCGACCCGTACGCCTGA
- a CDS encoding LuxR C-terminal-related transcriptional regulator: MLRHFGHEVVAAVADAPALLAAVAEHRPDVVVTDVRMPPGFSDEGLQAAIALRAADPDLPVLVLSQYVEQTYAAELLDSGRSAGVGYLLKDRIGDVSEFVDALVRVAAGRTVVDPEVVRQLLGRRRDPVQRLTPREREVLSLMAEGRSNTAIARALGVTEAAVAKHIGSLLAKLDLPPDADDHRRVRAVLAYLRG, translated from the coding sequence ATGCTGCGCCACTTCGGCCACGAGGTCGTCGCGGCCGTGGCCGACGCGCCGGCGCTGCTGGCGGCGGTGGCCGAGCACCGGCCCGACGTCGTGGTCACCGACGTGCGGATGCCACCGGGGTTCAGCGACGAAGGACTGCAGGCGGCGATCGCGTTGCGGGCCGCCGACCCCGACCTGCCGGTGCTGGTGCTCAGCCAGTACGTCGAACAGACGTACGCGGCCGAGCTGCTCGACTCCGGCCGGTCCGCGGGTGTCGGCTACCTGCTCAAGGACCGGATCGGTGACGTCTCCGAGTTCGTCGACGCGCTCGTGCGGGTGGCCGCCGGGCGTACGGTCGTCGACCCGGAGGTGGTCCGCCAGCTGCTCGGCCGGCGCCGTGACCCGGTGCAACGGCTTACCCCGCGCGAGCGTGAGGTTCTGTCGCTGATGGCCGAAGGTCGCTCGAACACCGCGATCGCCCGCGCCCTGGGCGTGACCGAGGCCGCCGTGGCCAAGCACATCGGCAGCCTGCTGGCCAAACTGGACCTGCCACCCGACGCCGACGACCATCGCCGGGTGCGCGCGGTCCTCGCGTACCTACGCGGCTGA
- a CDS encoding maleylpyruvate isomerase family mycothiol-dependent enzyme, protein MDHDEVWKAIDTERAGLADLFESLTPQQWETPSLCEGWRVRDVAAHLTLSQTGLVTALLDTVRARGSLSRMIRDSARRQAVRVPPDRYAALLRAMAGSRRTAPGVTPLEPLIDVLVHGQDIALPLGLRRPMPVQASAAAADRVWPDLWPFRAERRLRGFSFRATDDSWSAGAGPVVEGSIGAILLLLTGRRAALDQLSGPGAEHMRVTGGPGTVQARRAG, encoded by the coding sequence ATGGATCACGACGAGGTGTGGAAGGCCATCGACACCGAGCGGGCCGGGCTTGCCGATCTCTTCGAGAGCCTGACTCCGCAGCAGTGGGAGACACCGTCGTTGTGCGAGGGCTGGCGGGTGCGTGACGTGGCCGCGCATCTCACGCTGTCGCAGACTGGTCTGGTCACGGCGCTGCTCGACACCGTTCGGGCCCGCGGCAGTCTCAGCCGGATGATCCGGGACAGCGCCCGGCGCCAGGCCGTGCGCGTGCCTCCCGACCGGTACGCCGCACTGCTGCGCGCGATGGCCGGGTCGCGGCGTACGGCACCGGGGGTCACGCCTCTCGAACCGCTCATCGACGTGCTGGTGCACGGGCAGGACATCGCCTTGCCGCTCGGCCTGCGGAGGCCCATGCCGGTGCAGGCCTCGGCTGCCGCGGCCGACCGGGTGTGGCCCGACCTGTGGCCGTTCCGGGCCGAGCGCCGGCTTCGGGGGTTCTCGTTCCGGGCCACCGACGACTCGTGGTCGGCCGGGGCAGGGCCGGTGGTCGAGGGGTCGATAGGCGCGATCCTGCTTCTGCTCACCGGACGGCGGGCCGCCCTGGACCAGCTCTCGGGCCCGGGCGCGGAGCACATGCGGGTGACGGGCGGGCCGGGCACGGTTCAGGCGCGCCGGGCGGGGTAG